The Desmodus rotundus isolate HL8 chromosome 3, HLdesRot8A.1, whole genome shotgun sequence genome includes a region encoding these proteins:
- the CLEC4E gene encoding C-type lectin domain family 4 member E produces the protein MSLPKSSTSWGTERGCFSSPVILWTVAGISILLLSACFITRCVVTYHVFQLCDEKGVQPQEEFLEFSCYSDGSGSVKNCCPLKWVHFQSSCYFFSMNTMTWSASVKNCSSMGAHLAVINTQEEQEFLFHEKPKKREFYIGLTDQMIDSQWKWVDGTPFMTSLSFWDVGEPNNLATVEDCVTIRDSSNPRRNWNDVPCFFNLFRICEMPEKNILNK, from the exons atgagtttaccCAAATCATCCACATCATGGGGCACAG AGAGAGGATGCTTCTCTTCCCCAGTCATCTTGTGGACTGTTGCTGGGATCTCCATCCTGCTCCTCAGTGCCTGTTTTATCACCAGATGTGTTG TGACATATCACGTCTTTCAACTCTGTGACGAGAAGGGGGTCCAGCCACAAGAGGAGTTCTTGGAATTCTCCTGCTACAGTGATGGATCGG GTTCAGTCAAGAATTGCTGTCCATTGAAATGGGTACATTTTCAATCTAGCTGCTACTTTTTTTCTATGAACACCATGACCTGGTCAGCAAGTGTAAAGAACTGCTCGAGCATGGGAGCTCATCTGGCGGTTATCAACACGCAGGAGGAGCAG GAATTCCTTTTCCATGAGAAACCTAAGAAGAGAGAGTTTTATATTGGACTAACAGACCAGATGATTGACAGTCAGTGGAAATGGGTAGATGGCACACCTTTCATGACGTCTCTGAG cttCTGGGATGTAGGGGAGCCCAACAACTTAGCTACAGTGGAGGACTGCGTCACTATCAGAGACTCTTCAAATCCCAGGCGAAACTGGAATGACGTGCCCTGTTTCTTCAATTTGTTTCGGATTTGTGAaatgccagaaaaaaatattttgaacaaataa